Below is a window of Tolypothrix bouteillei VB521301 DNA.
TCTAGACTTCCATCGAGACATGGAAGATTACTTTGGAGCCAAAGCTTTATTATTTAGCCCAAACTATCTTAAGGGTCGAGCAGTCATCAATGCTGACGATCCTTACGGTCAAAGATTAATTGCATCACTCAATTCAGAACAAGTTTGGAGTTACAGTGTTAGCGATCGCAATGCAAACCTGTGGATGAGTAACCTGAACTATAAACCTGATGGAGTAAGTGGTATGCTGCATACACCAAAAGGTGAAGTCGCTTTTCGTTCACCACTTGTCGGTCAATTTAATTTAGAAAATTTATTAGCAGCTGTTGGAGCAGGTTTACACTTGGGGTTAGATTTACAACTAATAGCGTCAGCAATAAATGAGTTTCCTGGAGTTCCGGGAAGAATGGAAAGAGTACAAATAAGTTCTATGCAGGACATTAGCGTAATTGTCGATTATGCCCATACTCCAGATAGTTTGGAGAACTTGTTGAAAGCTTCACGTCCCTTCATTCCTGGTAAAATGATTTGCGTTTTTGGGTGTGGGGGAGATCGCGATCGCACCAAGCGTCCAAAAATGGGTAAAATTGCTGCCGATCTATCTGATGTACCAATAGTAACCTCAGATAATCCCCGAACTGAAGATCCAGAAAAGATTTTACAGGATATTTTGGTAGGGATTCCAGAAACAGCGAACCCAATCGTCATAGGCGATCGAGCAACTGCAATTAGGAGTGCTATTTTACAAGCACAATCGGGAGACGGGGTTTTACTTGCTGGTAAAGGTCATGAAGATTACCAAATTTTGGGAACCGAAAAAATTCACTTCGATGACAGAGAACACGCACGCAATGCTTTACAAGAAAGGATGAAAACAAAGAGTGAAGAATAAAGGATAAGGACTGAGAATGAAGAGCAGGAAATATCCTATACTTCATTCAGACTTAATAAAAATGTCCTTACTTTACCTTAAACTTTATTGTTTTTGCCTTCAGTTCATCCTTAAAAGGCTTTACTCATGAATGTTTCTTTACCTCAGGATCTGTCTGTATATCAGTTGGCTTTAAGTGTGGAAGGACCGCCCCAACCACTGTCTCTCGGTCTTGGGACTTTACTATCAATGATCAGGTCACAAATTGATTTGCTAATTGAACAGCAGATTGCAGCTACATTATGGGTAAAGCTACCACCAGGAAAAATTTGGCACTCAGAAATTCAACGTTATTATGAACAAAGAACATCTAATACCATATCTACCGCTCAAAGTGAACTGATAGATAGAAAAGACGTTACGGAGACAAGCTATATTGAGGATCGGCTCTCCACGTTTTCTGAATCCTCCTCTTCTTATATTCAAGTAGAAAGCTTACCAAATAGTAAGCTGCGGCGAGAATACTTTGTCATGGTGTTATCGCCCAATTTCTGTAGTTTAATTTTAGCTTATCGACCTTTAAAAAGACGGAAAAACAAGACACAAGGAAAGGCAAATAGCCGAAAAAATCTTCTCTTACCTGCCATAACTTCCTTTGATGGAAAAGTCATTCAACAAATATTAAATAGATTACGATCATCCCTATTAGATACCTCAAAATCAATAGATTTAACCGATCTGATTTGTCCACCAATTTCCGATCCAAATCTCATTAATCAACTTTTGACAAAACAGATCCAGTATCAAGATAGAATGAATCGTCAAATAACAGCAAAACGTCTGGTTAAAGTAAAACAACAGAATCGAAAACTTTATGAAACCGCGCAACTCAAAGATGAATACTTGAGCCATGTTTGTCAAGAGTTACGTACACCGATAACACATATGAAAACGGCGCTCTCGCTTTTAAATTCCCCCAATTTAAAAGCCCCCCAGCGACAGCGTTATTTACAGATGCTTAATACTCAATGCGATCGCCAAAATGCTTTAATATGTGGTGTATTAGACTTAGTACAGCTAGAACGCCAATTGGAGCGATTGCCACTAGAACCAGTACGTCTTGCAGAACTCATTCCAGGAGTTGTAAGTACTTATCAACCTATAGCTAAAGAAAAAGGTATTATGTTAGCTTACACCGTACCTACAGACATTCCACCTGTTTGGTGCGTTAGTGGTGGGTTAAGACAAATCACAATTAACTTACTTTCCAACAGTATTAAATTTACTGCCAACGGAGGAGAAGTTTGGGTAAGAGCACGAGTTCACAACGAGTACGTTCAATTAGAATTTCGCGATACGGGTATTGGTATTGCCGAAAGTGAAATTCCTAGCATTTTTGAACGCTTTTACCGAGTCCGCTCAGCCGGTATAGATGATTCTAATGGAGTTGGTTTAGGTTTAACAATTGTACAACTATTGCTATGGCGTAGTGGTGGTTCTATTTCTGTCAAAAGTAAACTGTATGAAGGTTCTACTTTTACAGTGCAGTTTGCTATTGCTTCTGAAAACAATCAGTTAATAACTCCCATTGCTTGACAGGGGGAACGAGGAGGAGTGTGTTGATTGTTGTTGACTTCCAATGGTAGAAAGATGGTCAAAACTTCACCATGACGGGGACGTTCGCGGACAATCAATTTACCACCAATAGCTTGAAACAAATGCTTGGTTGCATGGAGGTTAAGACTAATAGTACCTGTTTCCGGTTGGAACATCAGCAGTTGACCGAGTGCTTTTCGGATCGGTGGAGTACATGGGGAAGTGGAAGCTTTATCATTATTTGCCATCAGGGGTAGAGGTAATAATTGCAACTTTAATTGGTCGCCGGCTGGAATCACCTGTACTTGAATATGGCTACCTGCAGGTAAGCTGCGGGTAAAGTTTTCCATTAATCCTGTCAGCACCCGATCCAACATATTAGGATTGCTAACCACCATTGGTAGTTCTTGAGGTAGGACAACATCCAAAGTTAAGTTTCTCCTGTCTGCAGCTTGTTGCCAACGGGGGATACTTTGCTGCAAGACTCGATCCAAAGACATTGCAGTGAGCTGGGCATTAGTGGATTTTTCAGAAGCAGATGTTTCTAGTTCTGCTGCTCTAAACAATAATTCCATGCGATCGATTTGCTCGGTACATTCGCGATCGATCAGTTCTAAACGCTTGATAACGTTAGGAGGTAAATTGCGTTGTTTCAACAACAGACGAGTTGTGGTGCGAATGGTTGTTAGCGGTGTACGGACTTCATGAGCAAATGCTTGCAACAATTCTACATCGCTACGGTGAGAAGCAGAAGGAGCGGGAGACGGGGAGATAGGGAGAGGCTGAGAAACACTTTCTACCTGTTCTTGTGGTTCTGGTAAATGTGTTAACAACAAGCGGCTAAACTCCATCACCATGTGATAGTCCGGCTGGCTTGGATAATATTTTTGTACTACTTCTTCTAAGTCAGCAAACAAGTCAGGATTGCTTAACATAACTCGCGCACCTAACGCTCGCCATGCTTGTTCGACAACTTCAGAAT
It encodes the following:
- a CDS encoding UDP-N-acetylmuramoyl-L-alanyl-D-glutamate--2,6-diaminopimelate ligase — protein: MKLRELLATVDNVVLPSEHPALDLEIRGLKTNSHACGAGDLFIGMPGTRVDGGDFWQSAIASGAVAAVISPQAIQKHPPTAEACVIAAEDMIQACAQLASSFYDYPGQKLKLVGVTGTNGKTTTTHLVEHFLNQANFPTALMGTLYTRWKDFLQTAVHTTPFAVELQQQLAAAIDAGNDYGVMEVSSHALAQGRVMGCQFEVGVFTNLTQDHLDFHRDMEDYFGAKALLFSPNYLKGRAVINADDPYGQRLIASLNSEQVWSYSVSDRNANLWMSNLNYKPDGVSGMLHTPKGEVAFRSPLVGQFNLENLLAAVGAGLHLGLDLQLIASAINEFPGVPGRMERVQISSMQDISVIVDYAHTPDSLENLLKASRPFIPGKMICVFGCGGDRDRTKRPKMGKIAADLSDVPIVTSDNPRTEDPEKILQDILVGIPETANPIVIGDRATAIRSAILQAQSGDGVLLAGKGHEDYQILGTEKIHFDDREHARNALQERMKTKSEE
- a CDS encoding DICT sensory domain-containing protein, translating into MNVSLPQDLSVYQLALSVEGPPQPLSLGLGTLLSMIRSQIDLLIEQQIAATLWVKLPPGKIWHSEIQRYYEQRTSNTISTAQSELIDRKDVTETSYIEDRLSTFSESSSSYIQVESLPNSKLRREYFVMVLSPNFCSLILAYRPLKRRKNKTQGKANSRKNLLLPAITSFDGKVIQQILNRLRSSLLDTSKSIDLTDLICPPISDPNLINQLLTKQIQYQDRMNRQITAKRLVKVKQQNRKLYETAQLKDEYLSHVCQELRTPITHMKTALSLLNSPNLKAPQRQRYLQMLNTQCDRQNALICGVLDLVQLERQLERLPLEPVRLAELIPGVVSTYQPIAKEKGIMLAYTVPTDIPPVWCVSGGLRQITINLLSNSIKFTANGGEVWVRARVHNEYVQLEFRDTGIGIAESEIPSIFERFYRVRSAGIDDSNGVGLGLTIVQLLLWRSGGSISVKSKLYEGSTFTVQFAIASENNQLITPIA
- a CDS encoding histidine kinase dimerization/phospho-acceptor domain-containing protein, which gives rise to MYQWILPSLSEILVNSQPSATECSSAKAEQQWRVSIAATEQLLSKSLATISPEISQGLVLSGPAPILSDPKLAQSLQTVTFTAKPFNPLALMPFEMPGAIAVVDEIASQETILPLLEADPLTGEQFCLVFTENFRLVLVLAEYKNGNKTFCFSFDSEVVEQAWRALGARVMLSNPDLFADLEEVVQKYYPSQPDYHMVMEFSRLLLTHLPEPQEQVESVSQPLPISPSPAPSASHRSDVELLQAFAHEVRTPLTTIRTTTRLLLKQRNLPPNVIKRLELIDRECTEQIDRMELLFRAAELETSASEKSTNAQLTAMSLDRVLQQSIPRWQQAADRRNLTLDVVLPQELPMVVSNPNMLDRVLTGLMENFTRSLPAGSHIQVQVIPAGDQLKLQLLPLPLMANNDKASTSPCTPPIRKALGQLLMFQPETGTISLNLHATKHLFQAIGGKLIVRERPRHGEVLTIFLPLEVNNNQHTPPRSPCQAMGVIN